In Candidatus Eremiobacteraceae bacterium, a single genomic region encodes these proteins:
- a CDS encoding M3 family metallopeptidase, with translation MNIRHRVTAAMLAVALLAGALPLAASAATTAPAASPAASSAPAATAPSGPLLPADTGVNWNLTPDQINSTCDAAIQKAKAAIKQIETTPIGQAGFNTGIKAVENAMADMNDALVAQGVLSQISVDKNVRDASTACDEKQAQFGVELSSDPYIYAMAQLGAATATNAQDRKLAQLYMESGRRSGAGLDPETRAQTTKLFNQLNDLELAFGRTLSEDTSSIVIDKQEAASLPPAMVQTFKPSGDGYRVPVNESTYVQFLSNERLGAARQRFYMAYFTRGGDANVKRLEQAVAVRDQLAHLLGFSNWASYQLDAKMAKTPQRVDAFLAQIDAKLLPKANAEIAVLKGLKSGSGDVQPFQAWDYPYFEDQLVKTKYALDQEVVREYFPVDKVLPGVMGIYQKLLGVTFHPIVPADAWAPGVLEYSISDNATNKPIGWFFLDLYPRPGKYDHFANFPLRAGRVLPDGSWQMPISSIIGNWPVGAPGKPALLSHEDVVTFFHEFGHLMHSTLSTAPYETYYGTAVRGDFVEAPSQMLENWMWQPAILKEVSSNVKTGKPLPDDLINKMVALKHVADGYAWTGQAFYATYDMNIHSSTPPIDATSVWFALKKKMTPLPSVPGTIPEASFGHLMGGYDAGYYGYLWSRVFAQDMFTVFQKGGLENPVVGARYRQDILQPGGSIEPDQLLRNFLGRDVNYDAFYKDLGITR, from the coding sequence TCAACTCCACATGCGACGCGGCGATCCAAAAAGCGAAAGCCGCCATCAAGCAGATCGAGACCACCCCGATCGGCCAAGCCGGCTTCAACACCGGCATCAAAGCGGTCGAGAACGCGATGGCGGACATGAACGACGCACTGGTCGCGCAGGGCGTCCTGTCGCAGATCTCGGTGGACAAGAACGTGCGCGACGCGTCGACGGCGTGCGACGAGAAGCAAGCCCAGTTCGGAGTCGAGCTCTCGTCCGACCCGTACATCTACGCCATGGCGCAGTTGGGCGCGGCCACCGCCACCAACGCGCAAGACCGCAAGCTCGCCCAGCTCTACATGGAAAGCGGACGGCGTTCCGGAGCCGGTCTTGATCCGGAGACGCGCGCCCAGACGACCAAATTATTCAATCAGCTCAACGACCTCGAGCTCGCGTTCGGCAGGACGCTGTCGGAAGACACGTCTTCCATTGTCATCGACAAACAAGAGGCCGCCTCGCTGCCGCCGGCGATGGTCCAGACGTTCAAGCCTTCCGGCGACGGGTATCGCGTGCCGGTGAACGAGAGCACGTACGTTCAGTTCCTCAGCAACGAGCGCTTGGGCGCCGCGCGCCAGCGCTTCTACATGGCGTATTTCACGCGCGGCGGCGACGCCAACGTCAAGCGGCTCGAGCAGGCGGTCGCGGTCCGCGACCAGCTCGCGCATCTGCTCGGCTTTTCCAACTGGGCGTCGTATCAGCTCGACGCGAAGATGGCGAAAACCCCGCAGCGCGTCGACGCGTTCCTCGCGCAGATCGACGCCAAGCTGCTCCCCAAAGCGAATGCGGAGATCGCCGTCCTCAAGGGCCTCAAGTCAGGTTCGGGAGATGTGCAGCCGTTCCAAGCGTGGGATTACCCGTATTTTGAGGACCAGCTCGTCAAGACGAAGTATGCGCTCGACCAAGAGGTCGTGCGCGAGTACTTCCCGGTGGACAAGGTGCTGCCGGGCGTCATGGGCATCTACCAAAAGCTGCTCGGCGTGACGTTCCACCCGATCGTCCCCGCCGATGCGTGGGCGCCGGGCGTGCTCGAGTACTCGATCAGCGACAACGCGACCAACAAACCGATCGGCTGGTTCTTTTTGGACTTATATCCGCGGCCGGGCAAGTACGATCACTTCGCCAACTTCCCGCTGCGGGCTGGACGCGTCTTGCCCGACGGCTCGTGGCAGATGCCGATCTCGTCGATCATCGGCAACTGGCCGGTCGGCGCTCCGGGCAAGCCGGCGTTGCTCAGCCACGAGGATGTCGTGACGTTCTTCCACGAGTTCGGACATCTGATGCACAGCACGCTCTCGACGGCGCCCTACGAGACGTACTACGGCACGGCCGTGCGCGGCGATTTCGTCGAAGCGCCCTCGCAGATGCTCGAGAACTGGATGTGGCAGCCCGCGATCCTCAAAGAAGTCTCGAGCAACGTCAAGACCGGCAAACCGCTGCCGGATGACCTGATCAACAAGATGGTCGCGCTCAAGCACGTCGCCGACGGCTATGCGTGGACCGGCCAGGCGTTCTACGCGACGTACGACATGAATATCCACAGCTCGACACCGCCGATCGACGCCACGTCGGTATGGTTCGCCTTGAAGAAGAAGATGACGCCCCTCCCGTCCGTCCCGGGCACCATTCCCGAGGCGAGCTTCGGCCATCTCATGGGCGGTTATGACGCCGGCTACTACGGATATCTGTGGTCGCGCGTCTTCGCCCAAGACATGTTCACCGTGTTCCAAAAGGGCGGGCTGGAGAATCCAGTGGTCGGCGCGCGTTACCGCCAGGACATCTTGCAGCCCGGCGGCAGCATCGAGCCCGATCAGCTGCTGCGCAACTTCCTCGGACGCGACGTGAACTACGACGCCTTCTACAAGGATCTCGGGATCACGCGCTGA
- a CDS encoding acyl-CoA thioesterase, translating into MSQADKSPTTLAPKPVAASASTLATLMEPADANPMGNVHGGVIMKLVDQAAAAAAIRHSRRICVTVAVDRLDFFGPVHVGDMVVLKAAVNYTHRTSMEVGVRIEAESLRAGEVRQAGTALLIFVALDDECRPVEVPPILPQTEEEKLRFRQAELRYRHRKELREKERALRTTRTP; encoded by the coding sequence ATGAGCCAGGCCGACAAAAGTCCCACGACGCTGGCGCCCAAGCCCGTGGCCGCTTCGGCTTCCACCTTGGCCACGTTGATGGAGCCGGCCGACGCCAATCCGATGGGCAACGTCCACGGCGGCGTCATCATGAAGCTCGTCGACCAAGCGGCCGCCGCAGCCGCGATCCGTCATTCCAGGCGCATCTGCGTCACCGTCGCGGTCGACCGGCTCGACTTCTTCGGACCGGTGCACGTGGGCGACATGGTCGTCCTCAAAGCGGCGGTGAACTACACGCATCGCACCTCGATGGAGGTCGGCGTGCGCATCGAAGCCGAGTCCCTGCGTGCGGGCGAGGTCAGACAAGCGGGCACCGCGCTGCTGATCTTCGTCGCGCTTGACGACGAGTGCCGGCCCGTCGAAGTGCCGCCGATCCTGCCGCAGACCGAAGAGGAGAAGCTGCGCTTTCGCCAGGCCGAGCTGCGTTATCGCCACCGCAAGGAACTGCGCGAAAAAGAACGCGCGCTTCGGACGACGCGCACGCCTTGA
- a CDS encoding DMT family transporter produces MTARYALLTLGIAGLSMAGIFYSLAHAPVVTMVAYRMVFAALLMLPVAFVARGSGAAQTRVPFTRTDLWTTAGAGALFAFDLVIWAMSLKFTSVASAALFVSTHPIFVALLAWLIFRERPTPLILAGIAIGIIGIAIVARHDVLLSGRALIGDGLALLAALAETGYLLCGRSVRRRIDAPRYALGVYASCAAFVCVAALGTGAGFAISAHDLGLAIGLAVVATVLGHTLVSQSLGYMPAAVVAVSFLAQPLMAAVFALMFLGQVIPLTTALGGLVALAGIGVVAYANERQPTEPLEM; encoded by the coding sequence TTGACCGCCCGCTACGCGCTGCTCACGCTCGGCATCGCCGGCCTCTCGATGGCCGGCATTTTTTACAGTTTGGCGCACGCGCCGGTCGTGACCATGGTCGCGTATCGCATGGTGTTCGCCGCGCTGCTGATGCTGCCGGTCGCGTTCGTCGCGCGCGGCAGCGGCGCGGCGCAGACGCGCGTGCCCTTCACGCGTACGGACTTGTGGACGACCGCCGGCGCGGGCGCGCTGTTCGCGTTCGACCTCGTCATCTGGGCGATGAGCCTCAAATTCACCTCGGTCGCCAGCGCGGCGCTGTTCGTGAGCACGCATCCGATCTTCGTGGCGCTGCTCGCGTGGCTGATCTTCCGCGAGCGACCGACGCCGTTGATCTTGGCCGGCATCGCCATCGGCATCATCGGCATCGCGATCGTCGCGCGCCACGATGTCTTGCTGTCGGGGCGCGCGCTGATCGGCGACGGACTGGCGCTGCTCGCCGCGCTGGCCGAGACCGGCTACCTGCTGTGCGGGCGCAGCGTGCGCCGCCGCATCGACGCGCCGCGCTATGCGCTAGGAGTGTACGCGTCGTGTGCGGCCTTCGTCTGCGTCGCGGCGTTGGGCACCGGTGCGGGCTTCGCGATCTCGGCGCACGACCTGGGCTTGGCGATCGGGCTCGCCGTCGTGGCGACCGTGCTTGGCCACACGCTGGTCTCGCAGTCGCTCGGCTACATGCCGGCGGCAGTCGTCGCTGTTTCGTTTCTGGCACAGCCCTTGATGGCGGCGGTGTTCGCGCTGATGTTCTTAGGGCAGGTGATTCCGCTGACGACCGCGCTCGGCGGCCTGGTGGCGCTTGCCGGCATCGGCGTGGTAGCATACGCGAACGAGCGCCAGCCTACCGAACCACTCGAGATGTAG
- a CDS encoding GDP-mannose 4,6-dehydratase, protein MAKKRALITGITGQDGSYLAEFLLEKDYDVFGITRRSSTNSFDRIAHIIDKITLLSGDLLDEHSLVSALRESKPDEVYNLGAQSFVPTSWSQPVLTAEFTAVGVTRLLEAMRNAKPDARFYQASSSEMFGKVQETPQRETTPFYPRSPYGVAKVYGHWITVNYRESYDLFTSSGILFNHESLSANTPVIIRRDGLIDIVPIGEVLRVQPKGRAYQRFETDGLEVWDGESFVDVLQGTAYHHVPRVKNKRVTRIEARCGCVTLTGDHVMFLAGEERRAGDVRPGDKLKRADLPQAPKITKITHELAWLLGAFVGDGYAGPSARGAWHAKFANNDFGLRRRFAEVWKQVTCGRTRETYGSSGFVPGRTVGALALAGAPSFVHWLREVCYTDDAKKRVPAIILNADEQTWVSFLEGYNATDGLKAGNARYPFKNFKTNSPTLAMGLWFMARKALDQDLVLNVEVGPPERPGPFYSMNLRTPYITNTGRHLRKELAEVKRTLPIPDYDGWLYDFTTTSGKFHAGVGECVIHNSPRRGLEFVTRKVTDGAARIKLGLIKELRLGNLEARRDWGDARDYVRAMWLMLQQSNPDDYVIATGTTRTVQDLVAAAFAHAGLDWKKHVVVDPKFIRPAEVDVLVGDASKAQRVLGWRPEITFEQMIAEMVDADLARLRKLNG, encoded by the coding sequence ATGGCGAAAAAACGGGCTCTGATCACCGGCATCACCGGCCAGGATGGATCGTACCTGGCCGAATTTCTGCTCGAGAAAGATTACGACGTCTTCGGCATCACGCGCCGTTCGAGCACCAACTCATTCGACCGCATCGCGCACATCATCGACAAGATCACGCTGCTGTCCGGCGACTTGCTCGACGAGCACTCGCTGGTCAGCGCGCTGCGCGAATCCAAGCCGGATGAGGTCTACAATCTCGGCGCGCAAAGTTTCGTGCCCACCTCGTGGTCGCAGCCGGTGCTCACCGCCGAGTTCACTGCGGTCGGCGTGACGCGCTTGCTCGAAGCGATGCGCAACGCCAAGCCCGACGCGCGCTTCTATCAGGCGTCGAGCAGCGAGATGTTCGGCAAGGTGCAAGAGACGCCGCAGCGCGAGACGACGCCGTTCTATCCGCGCAGTCCGTACGGCGTCGCGAAAGTATACGGCCATTGGATCACGGTGAACTATCGCGAATCGTACGATCTGTTCACGTCGTCGGGAATTCTGTTCAATCACGAGTCCCTTTCGGCCAATACGCCAGTGATCATCCGGCGCGATGGCCTTATCGACATCGTGCCGATCGGCGAGGTGCTTCGCGTACAGCCGAAGGGCCGCGCATATCAGCGTTTCGAGACCGACGGTCTCGAGGTGTGGGATGGCGAGAGCTTCGTCGATGTTCTCCAGGGAACTGCGTACCATCACGTGCCTCGAGTTAAGAACAAGCGCGTCACACGCATAGAAGCGCGCTGCGGGTGCGTCACCCTGACCGGCGATCATGTGATGTTCCTGGCTGGTGAGGAGAGGCGCGCCGGCGACGTCCGGCCCGGAGATAAGCTCAAGCGGGCCGATCTGCCGCAAGCGCCAAAGATCACGAAGATCACCCACGAGCTTGCATGGCTGCTCGGTGCGTTCGTCGGGGACGGCTATGCCGGTCCGAGCGCGCGAGGCGCGTGGCACGCAAAGTTCGCCAATAATGACTTTGGACTTCGGCGGCGATTCGCCGAGGTCTGGAAGCAAGTCACGTGCGGAAGGACGCGAGAGACCTACGGCTCGTCAGGCTTCGTACCGGGGAGAACCGTCGGTGCGCTCGCCTTGGCTGGTGCCCCGTCCTTCGTGCACTGGCTGCGGGAAGTGTGCTACACGGATGACGCCAAAAAGCGCGTTCCCGCGATCATACTCAACGCGGACGAGCAGACGTGGGTGTCGTTCTTAGAAGGCTACAACGCCACCGATGGTCTCAAGGCCGGCAATGCCCGCTACCCATTCAAGAATTTCAAGACCAATTCGCCGACATTGGCGATGGGTCTGTGGTTCATGGCTCGCAAGGCCTTGGATCAAGATCTCGTGCTCAACGTCGAGGTCGGCCCGCCGGAACGGCCCGGGCCGTTCTACTCGATGAACCTGCGGACGCCGTATATCACGAACACCGGCCGGCATCTCCGGAAAGAACTCGCAGAGGTCAAACGTACCCTGCCGATTCCCGACTATGACGGCTGGCTGTACGACTTCACGACGACGTCGGGAAAGTTCCACGCCGGCGTCGGCGAGTGCGTGATCCACAACTCGCCGCGGCGCGGGCTTGAATTTGTCACGAGAAAGGTGACGGACGGCGCGGCGCGCATCAAGCTCGGACTCATCAAAGAGCTGCGCCTCGGCAATCTTGAGGCGCGCAGAGACTGGGGCGACGCGCGGGATTACGTGCGCGCGATGTGGCTCATGCTTCAGCAGTCCAACCCCGACGATTACGTGATCGCCACCGGCACGACGCGCACGGTCCAAGACCTCGTTGCCGCCGCGTTCGCCCACGCCGGCCTCGACTGGAAGAAACACGTCGTCGTCGATCCGAAATTCATACGCCCGGCCGAGGTGGATGTGCTCGTAGGAGACGCGTCCAAAGCGCAGCGCGTGCTCGGCTGGCGGCCCGAGATCACGTTCGAGCAGATGATCGCCGAGATGGTCGACGCGGACCTCGCGCGCTTGCGCAAACTGAACGGCTAA
- a CDS encoding serine hydrolase, giving the protein MKRALSLLLVACALVSAAAADTITPQAAIARLFTSDRVDPDWFAQSLLQQAPASQVQSVVDQLKSQLGAYQDVRPEGDHFSTVFAKASVPTYITLDSTGRITALYFKQPITTVKDLPGAVNTFRALRGKVGLVIEAGTTVTQAINADEPLAVGSAFKLAVLAALKKQVEAKRMSWAQIVTIRAGWKSLPTGVLQTWPDGSPLTLDSVAALMISQSDNTAADLALRTVGRSAVEAEAPPRDTPFLTTREAFQLKDPANAQLLARWRSGDVAARRAVLETLTSKPLPSIDIFTGRIAAPDVEWFFSARDLCSLMGKVAALPLMSINPGVADPARWARVAYKGGSETGVLNLTTQVVSRSGKTYCVSATWNDSQPVDEKQFELMYSLLLNNLE; this is encoded by the coding sequence GTGAAGCGCGCGCTGTCGCTGCTCCTGGTGGCCTGCGCGCTCGTCTCGGCTGCGGCGGCCGACACGATCACGCCGCAGGCCGCGATCGCGCGCTTGTTCACCTCGGACCGGGTGGATCCGGACTGGTTCGCCCAGTCGTTGCTGCAGCAGGCGCCGGCATCGCAAGTGCAGTCGGTGGTCGACCAGCTCAAATCGCAGCTGGGCGCCTACCAAGACGTGCGCCCCGAAGGCGATCACTTCTCGACGGTCTTCGCCAAGGCGAGCGTACCGACGTACATCACCCTCGATTCCACCGGGCGCATCACGGCGCTGTACTTCAAGCAGCCGATAACGACGGTCAAGGACTTGCCGGGCGCGGTCAATACGTTTCGCGCCTTGCGCGGCAAGGTCGGCTTGGTCATCGAGGCCGGCACGACGGTGACGCAGGCCATCAATGCGGACGAGCCGCTCGCGGTCGGATCGGCCTTCAAACTGGCGGTGCTCGCCGCGCTCAAGAAGCAAGTCGAGGCGAAGCGGATGTCGTGGGCGCAGATCGTGACCATCCGGGCGGGCTGGAAAAGCCTGCCGACCGGCGTCTTGCAGACCTGGCCCGACGGCTCACCGCTGACGCTCGACAGCGTCGCCGCGCTGATGATCTCGCAAAGCGACAACACGGCCGCGGATCTCGCGCTGCGGACGGTCGGCCGTTCCGCCGTGGAGGCGGAGGCGCCGCCGCGCGACACGCCGTTTCTCACCACGCGCGAAGCGTTTCAGCTCAAAGATCCGGCCAATGCGCAGTTGCTCGCGCGCTGGCGCTCGGGGGACGTGGCAGCGCGGCGCGCGGTGCTGGAAACGCTCACATCTAAACCACTGCCGAGCATCGACATCTTCACCGGCCGCATCGCCGCGCCCGACGTCGAATGGTTCTTCAGCGCGCGCGATCTGTGTTCGCTCATGGGAAAGGTGGCGGCGCTGCCGTTGATGAGCATCAATCCGGGCGTTGCGGATCCGGCGCGCTGGGCGCGCGTGGCCTACAAAGGCGGCTCCGAGACGGGTGTCCTCAACCTGACGACGCAGGTCGTGAGCAGGAGCGGAAAGACGTACTGCGTGTCGGCGACTTGGAACGACTCGCAGCCGGTCGACGAAAAGCAGTTCGAGCTGATGTACAGCCTGCTGCTGAACAACCTCGAATAG
- a CDS encoding zf-HC2 domain-containing protein — protein MNCSACEARLAAYLEGDASPRDVQLIEAHLNGCPSCRALMQDLHAVEIRLEGLRGIEPRPDFTLGVMAAVAALPVPKPARLRVRWLLAYVAAGWALLIALTAAHVINWQHAFAAVATEFGKAGVAGSTLVDVGTRLHVPAYAAGALGIELLVLAAGAVALRHYLPRLSGWIAGTQAI, from the coding sequence GTGAACTGCTCTGCCTGTGAAGCGCGTCTGGCCGCATATCTCGAGGGCGATGCGTCGCCCCGCGATGTGCAGCTGATCGAGGCGCATCTGAACGGCTGCCCGAGCTGCAGGGCGCTGATGCAGGATCTGCACGCGGTCGAGATCCGGCTCGAAGGCCTGCGCGGCATCGAGCCGCGGCCGGACTTCACGCTGGGCGTGATGGCCGCGGTCGCCGCGTTGCCCGTTCCGAAACCGGCGCGGCTGCGCGTGCGCTGGCTGCTCGCCTACGTCGCAGCGGGCTGGGCGCTGCTCATCGCGCTGACTGCGGCGCACGTCATCAACTGGCAGCACGCGTTTGCGGCTGTCGCTACCGAATTCGGCAAGGCCGGTGTCGCCGGATCGACGTTAGTCGACGTCGGCACCAGGCTGCACGTGCCCGCATACGCCGCCGGTGCGCTGGGGATCGAACTCCTGGTGCTTGCGGCCGGCGCAGTTGCGCTACGCCATTACCTCCCCCGGCTGTCCGGGTGGATCGCGGGGACCCAGGCGATATGA
- a CDS encoding GDP-mannose 4,6-dehydratase — translation MRCLVTGADGFVGQWLIRELLDHGDDVTGVTRGDHTQLTTLSTDAATHVRWLSAELLDPETLRAAVKEAKPQAVYHLAAQASVALSLKDPASTVETNVVGTANVLEACRDEAPDALVIAVGSAEIYGSVDPKALPVREDAPIRPNNPYAGSKAAAEVLALQYAQTGWLRVIATRSFNHTGPGQTTSYAAAAFAKQCADISRGRQAPVLLHGNLSAQRDFLDVRDVVAAYRLLAERGASGTVYNVCSGRAVSMLEIVEDLTRLVDRPVELRQDPERMRPVDTQVIVGDPGLVQRATGWQVSIPLQRTLRDLYDYFLKEDG, via the coding sequence GTGCGCTGCCTCGTCACGGGCGCCGACGGGTTCGTCGGACAGTGGCTCATCCGCGAGCTGCTCGACCATGGCGACGACGTCACGGGCGTCACGCGCGGGGATCACACGCAGCTGACCACGCTGAGCACCGATGCGGCCACACACGTGCGCTGGCTGAGCGCTGAACTGCTGGATCCAGAGACGCTGCGCGCCGCAGTCAAAGAGGCCAAGCCTCAAGCGGTCTACCATTTAGCCGCGCAAGCGTCGGTCGCGTTATCACTCAAAGACCCAGCCTCCACCGTTGAAACGAATGTGGTCGGCACCGCCAACGTGCTCGAAGCGTGCCGCGACGAGGCGCCCGATGCCTTGGTCATCGCGGTCGGCTCGGCGGAGATCTACGGCAGCGTCGATCCCAAGGCGCTTCCGGTACGCGAAGACGCGCCCATCCGCCCCAACAACCCATACGCCGGCAGCAAGGCGGCGGCCGAGGTGCTCGCGCTGCAGTACGCGCAGACGGGCTGGCTGCGCGTGATCGCCACCCGCTCGTTCAACCATACCGGCCCCGGCCAGACCACGTCCTACGCCGCCGCGGCATTCGCAAAACAGTGCGCAGATATCAGCCGCGGCAGGCAGGCACCGGTGCTGCTGCACGGCAATCTTTCTGCCCAGCGTGATTTTCTCGACGTGCGCGACGTCGTGGCCGCCTACCGGCTGCTCGCCGAACGAGGCGCTTCAGGAACGGTATATAATGTCTGCAGCGGGCGCGCGGTCAGCATGCTCGAGATCGTCGAAGATCTCACGCGTCTGGTGGACCGGCCGGTCGAGCTGCGCCAGGACCCGGAGCGGATGCGCCCGGTCGACACGCAGGTGATCGTCGGCGACCCCGGGCTCGTGCAGCGGGCCACCGGGTGGCAGGTATCAATACCGCTGCAGCGGACGCTGCGCGACCTGTACGACTACTTTCTAAAGGAAGATGGATAA
- a CDS encoding sigma-70 family RNA polymerase sigma factor — protein sequence MALILQGDSSAFAPLVERHKRGIVNFLYGTVRSTEDANDLAQETFIRAYSHLGTFNPQLAKFSTWLYQIARNAARTHLGKERRRPQHEELYEDETLEQRLPDTRREASPDAMILAAEEQQTVRSALLTVPEKMRMALSLRYYRHMEYQEIADTMGVSLGNVKTLIHRGKASLARALGRSRRSPIGDSHQTQEVGGRELLCL from the coding sequence GTGGCGCTTATCCTCCAGGGAGATTCGAGCGCATTCGCGCCGCTGGTCGAGCGGCACAAGCGGGGCATCGTCAACTTCCTGTATGGCACCGTCCGATCGACCGAAGACGCAAACGACCTCGCCCAGGAGACCTTCATCCGCGCCTACTCGCATCTTGGAACGTTCAACCCGCAACTCGCGAAGTTCTCGACCTGGCTCTACCAAATCGCACGCAACGCCGCGCGCACGCATCTCGGAAAGGAACGTCGCCGCCCGCAACATGAGGAGCTCTACGAAGATGAAACTCTGGAGCAACGGCTCCCGGACACCCGGCGCGAGGCTTCGCCCGACGCGATGATCCTCGCCGCAGAAGAGCAGCAGACGGTGCGCAGCGCCCTGCTGACGGTCCCCGAGAAAATGCGGATGGCGCTCTCCTTGCGCTACTACCGGCACATGGAATACCAAGAAATCGCTGACACGATGGGCGTCTCGCTGGGAAATGTGAAGACGCTGATCCATCGCGGCAAGGCGTCGCTCGCGCGCGCCCTCGGCCGCTCTCGTCGATCGCCGATAGGCGACTCACATCAAACGCAGGAGGTAGGCGGACGTGAACTGCTCTGCCTGTGA
- a CDS encoding isoprenylcysteine carboxylmethyltransferase family protein: protein MDKTKPAAPPPRNPAQGQDWRAVVFKNRGALLVPVALALIIFGQPTELSATIGVIIALCGELLRIWAVGYSGDTTRADVVTAPELVTAGPYALVRNPLYVGNAIIAIGFTIAFTGGIPFAQSFWLLVFVLAIVIAVYAVVIPLEEEYLARTFGYRYTEYTTMVPRFIPWKGALAKSKQQGTWKRKVIGSAEVTTIVLFALMVVVLVLKLTVLRGMTVRF from the coding sequence ATGGATAAGACGAAACCCGCCGCCCCACCGCCTCGCAATCCGGCTCAAGGTCAGGATTGGCGGGCGGTCGTCTTCAAGAACCGCGGCGCGCTGCTCGTGCCCGTCGCGCTGGCGCTCATCATTTTCGGCCAGCCCACCGAGCTGAGCGCTACCATCGGGGTCATCATCGCGCTGTGCGGGGAGCTGCTGCGCATCTGGGCGGTCGGCTATTCGGGCGACACCACTCGCGCCGACGTCGTGACCGCCCCCGAGCTCGTGACCGCCGGCCCCTATGCGCTGGTGCGCAATCCGCTGTACGTCGGCAACGCGATCATCGCAATCGGGTTCACCATCGCGTTCACGGGCGGCATCCCCTTCGCGCAATCGTTCTGGCTGCTCGTCTTCGTCCTCGCAATCGTCATCGCGGTCTATGCGGTCGTCATTCCGCTCGAAGAAGAGTACCTCGCACGCACGTTCGGCTATCGCTACACGGAATACACGACGATGGTACCGCGCTTCATCCCGTGGAAAGGCGCCCTCGCGAAGAGCAAACAACAGGGGACCTGGAAGCGAAAAGTGATCGGCAGCGCCGAAGTCACGACCATCGTGCTCTTCGCCCTCATGGTGGTCGTCTTGGTGCTCAAATTGACCGTTCTGAGGGGTATGACGGTCCGGTTCTAA